The sequence GCCAGAGGCGTGGCCATCCTTTCTATTTCAGGGCACGGAGATACGAAGAGAACTTTCAGGTGTGGAGGAGTTTGAGTTATCGGTGGTTAACAGAAGTGCAAACAGAGGAGCTTTTTTCATTGCTCAAAGCGTTACAAATTTGGGGCTTGCTAATTCGTATGTGGCTGCAGGGCATCCTCCTtggttatttgaattttttgtcaatGAAAGTCGACTCCTCTGATGGCCGGTTAAGTTTTTTGGGTTAGATAGCACTACATTTGGCTAGTAGGGTTCTTATGTGAGTGGAGTAATGGGAGCTGTGGGTTAGCCCCTCCTTTTGGTATAGCGCCTCTTGGTTATGTTTTTTGTGTACTGAGGCTTTAGATTGTAATGGTGCTGTTACCCTTGTGGTAACTAATGGAATGAATCATCctttgacggaaaaaaaaaaaaagatagtttCCACGACGCAGCCGAAGGAGTTTATGGTAATTAGGAGAAAAGCGTGTTGTTTAGTCAATGCGTAATAAAGTCATATCATGCAGCTAAATAGTGACACTTGGTACGGTAGAGGCTGGAAACTTTCAGTCGATTTGTTCTTGTATATTCTATAAAACGTCGAGCTGCAAAATTTCACAACAAAAAATAAGGGATAGTTTCGTAGCTAATCGTTCTCAAATagttatttcttaaataatcaGTCCCTAAGAAATTGCATGACTGAGCGAGGAATACAAGGAAGGATATTGcgttaaaacttaaaatgatACTTCCACTTATAGATATTATACTGTTTCCTTTCTGGGTCACAAGTTCACAACAATATAAATCAGCAAGGTAGGAACACTTCGCAAAGTAAATTACAAAGATGGTTAAGATCATGCATAAAGCACTTTGCAATAACAACTCTGATTACTTGCTTCCTGAGTCTGATCTTGCGCAAGCTAGGAACGAGCGTTTCAAACATACTGTAAACCGGCCTAGTTTCCACCTGAGTCAGTTTCTCATTCACCAAACCAAGTTGTGAAGGTCTCAGTGGAGCATCCCAATCCCAATTATTTGTTTATCGGTATGtcttaaaactattaaatataatacatgaaaatttgttttctcTTATCGTGCTTTCCATCATAAATCTTTTGTAATAAATTGTGTTCTCACTCTTTGATTTTAGTGTTCAGGTTTTACTTTGTTCACGAAGCAGAACATAATTTGTgtacaaaatacaaatacagTAAGGCTGACAAGTAAATAAACCCGAACCATAAACGAATTGTCCAGACTGAAACAGAATCGAAAGCCCTTCTGCACACATAGAAACAAAACAGTATTCACAATCTGGAAGATGTTAGGAATATTTTCATGTCATAAACttaattaaagaaaaaggaaaaactaGTAATGATACCTCATGAGTCCATGCTCAAGATTCTCTCAGCAAGCAGTAAATCATCAGGTGTTGTAAccttcaaaagaaaaatacaatgtTAGCAACCAAGAGATGTGAAAAAGGCTGAAGTTAATGTTATATTTACCTTGATGTTTGTGTAAGATCCTTGAGTGACATAAACAGGATGCTTGAGGTATTCAACAATCGAAACATCATCTGTTACCTCTAGACCTTCTCTGTTTCAGACATGTACACAAAACAACAATCAGTCttggttgatttttttaatcACCATCTCATTATTTTTAAGGTTCACAAACCTTTTCACAAGCTCGAAACCTCTCTTCAACAGCTCTGGTTTGATCACCTATAAAGAGAAAGCATACATTGAAATTGTTCGAAACCATAAATCtaacaaaacatttcatctcaagttaaccatgaaaatgatttaacaaaaaaaaaacctgtgGTGTCTGCAtttcccaaagggttttcctgtCGAGAGTCTTCACCACGAGTGAATCTGAATTGACCTGCATAGAGCAATGAAACAAGTCTATTACCAATTTTTACGTTTTTGTCAAATAAAACTGAAGAATCTGTACCTCTTTGATTGTAGCTTTTGCTGGAACACCAAGCACGGCTGCTCCAACTGCCCAACCATCTTTAAGCACCTTAAAGAAACATAACCATGACAAGAAGTTTTGTTTGATTCCCCCTAATCATTGCTACTTCACATAAGACAATTGGTAACTACAAAGTATACCTTCTCGACATCTTCAGTGTCGACCAAGGGTCTTGCTGAGTCGTGGATGCAAACAAGTTCAGCGTTCACATCAATTTCCTGTTTAAAAACAAACTATAAGCTTCACATGAAGTAGAGGAATGAACACAGTATTTAGAATAAGTTTATTCTGCTCTCAAGAAAGAAAGAGGTATAAACCTGAAGTCCACTGTGAACAGAGTCTTGCCTTTCTTTACCAGGAAGAGCGAATTTAAGATCAACATCAATTGAGTCTTCATACTCTATAACAAGAAGACCACAACCAAATGATCAGATAAAATCTCTCAACCAGAAGTTAATAACTAGtaaaagagagagacaaaacCTTCAAAAATATCTCGGAAAAATGGATCACAAACAACTACAATCTCCTTCACTTCAGGCATATGTGAAAAGGTGAAAAAGCTGCAAACAATAAGGCATTAAAAATTCAACAATTACAAAGCTAAGAAGTTAGATCCCTTTGACACAGATTCAGTAAGATAACTAGTTTTAAGTAAAGTTTTGATACCTGTACAAAGCAATAGGCTGACCAAGGAGTGGTATATACTGTTTCGGAATGGTCATCTAATTCACATTGACAGATACAAAAAAATACGCAGATTAACAACAGCTCAAGTTAGCCTACTTTGAAActttaaaaagagaaaagttAGCCTACTTTCATTCTCTTCCCTTGACCACCAGCTAAGAGAATCACTGAGACACTCTTCTCCTTCACAACTGCATTGCTCTGATGAATAACAAAAGGAAATAAACTCAAATTAAACTACAGAAAACAGCTTCACAACTGAGTTGATTCCAAGTTTGAAACTTACATTATCAGACTCAGACGATGAAGAACATCTGACTGACTGTAATCTAGCATCTCTTCTGTAGCTTCTACTGACCCTTTTCGAAAAATCAAGTCTTTGAACTGAAACAACATTCGAAACAATCAACAACCCACATATTCTGTTTGGtctgaaaacaaaacaaaagcgtATAAGAGAAACTTGCCTGAGGGACGACAGCTGAAGCCCAGACAGAGTGACGTCGACTTGACTGAAAGATTCGGACAAAAATAAGAGGAAGAGAACGAAAATGTCGGAGAACTAAGGAAGCCAAGAGTCGCTTGAAGCATCGCCATTAACTCGCCGGAGATGAAATTAACgagtgagagagaaagagatactccctccgttcaccggagaaaatttatatatttagggcCAGCTCAAAAGGCCCAGTATCTTAATGGGCTTTAAATGAGGCCCATAAAGTCAATTCATACAAAACAGCTCATCATAAGGGCCCAGCTAAGTAGGCCCATGTTTGAGGCTAATGGGCTTATGATAAAGTCAAAACAACAACAGAGGCTAAAAGTAGGTGGCGGAGATCgatcgaggaagaagaagaagaagaagaagggtgaAAATGGCGAAACCGTTGGGAACTACGGGAGAGTTTTTCAGGAGAAGGGATGAGTGGAGGAAGCACCCGATGCTTTCTAACCAGATGAGACACGCGCTCCCTGGTCTCGGGATCGGTGTTGGAGCCTTCTGCGTTTACCTCGTGGGAGAGCAGATCTATAGCAAACTCATGGCTCCTTCTCCATCTTCGCATCAGAAACAACCAGCTCCGTCTCACTGAGCGGTAAGGTCCTGTTCAAAGTTTGATCCTTTCTAATCGAGATATGTATGACTTCTCTGTTAAGACTTAAGAATGTTGAACTAAGTATAGGGTTAAAGAGgattacatgttttttttcagtttcattATCTTTATGAAAAAGTGTGAAagttaatatcttttaatgtgCAATTTGCTAATTTGTGATTGGTCTGAGAGATGGATCCGTTTCTTGGAGATTGTAGTGTGTAATAAACAAAGCTGAGTAAACGCTTTCATACATCATCAAGTGGTTATAGGAATAATAATGTAGTGTATGGCTCTTATAATCCTTAACTTAATATTGGAATTAAATCGATCAGCTAACTTGTCCAAAGTTTCAGTACCTTATTTAAgtgattttcttatttaaaaactcAAACTCAACAGTTGACTGCTCTAAAACAGTTATGTTAGCAGTTGTTGATTTGCTAATGATCAGGAGATAGATTTATTCTTTTGAAGCATTTATCTATTTCATGACTTTAGTTTCTGCGTGTATAATCAAATCTGAACAACCTTTCAGAACTCAGATCAATACATATAGCTAAGTATCTGTGTTAATTGTtgaatgtagtttttttttttcagtgtcTGCGTTTGTCTTTTGAGAGCCATTCACATGTCACTTCGCTTTATACTAAGTGGCATCTGATCTCATCTTCTTCTGTAATGACATTTTGTGTTTGGCTCTGAATCTTTTTGATTAAAAAGGATTGTAAACTAAAAGGAGATTTGCTCATCTTGTTGCAGATTGTTTCGATCATGATGAAACCGCAGCAGATAAA is a genomic window of Brassica napus cultivar Da-Ae chromosome A2, Da-Ae, whole genome shotgun sequence containing:
- the LOC125580067 gene encoding 2-C-methyl-D-erythritol 4-phosphate cytidylyltransferase, chloroplastic-like; translation: MAMLQATLGFLSSPTFSFSSSYFCPNLSVKSTSLCLGFSCRPSVQRLDFSKRVSRSYRRDARLQSVRCSSSSESDNSNAVVKEKSVSVILLAGGQGKRMKMTIPKQYIPLLGQPIALYSFFTFSHMPEVKEIVVVCDPFFRDIFEEYEDSIDVDLKFALPGKERQDSVHSGLQEIDVNAELVCIHDSARPLVDTEDVEKVLKDGWAVGAAVLGVPAKATIKEVNSDSLVVKTLDRKTLWEMQTPQVIKPELLKRGFELVKREGLEVTDDVSIVEYLKHPVYVTQGSYTNIKVTTPDDLLLAERILSMDS
- the LOC106396278 gene encoding NADH dehydrogenase [ubiquinone] 1 beta subcomplex subunit 3-A, with amino-acid sequence MAKPLGTTGEFFRRRDEWRKHPMLSNQMRHALPGLGIGVGAFCVYLVGEQIYSKLMAPSPSSHQKQPAPSH